In Sulfitobacter sp. OXR-159, one DNA window encodes the following:
- the pyrH gene encoding UMP kinase, which yields MSQDTPQVSFNRVMLKISGEALMGDLGYGLHPPTVERIAREVQSVHSLGVEICMVIGGGNIFRGLQGSAQGMERTTADYMGMLATVMNALAMQSALEGLGIHTRVISAITMNEVAEPYIRRRAVRHLEKKRVCIFAAGTGNPYFTTDTAATLRANEMSCEAIFKGTKVDGVYDKDPAKFDDAKRYDMVSYDDVLQKRLGVMDASAIALARDNNLPIIVFSLDEPGGFQGILAGQGTYTRVG from the coding sequence ATGTCCCAAGACACCCCCCAAGTCTCCTTTAACCGCGTGATGCTAAAGATTTCCGGGGAGGCGCTGATGGGTGACCTCGGCTATGGCCTGCATCCGCCAACCGTCGAACGCATCGCCCGTGAGGTGCAATCGGTGCACAGTCTTGGTGTCGAGATCTGTATGGTCATCGGTGGCGGCAACATTTTCCGCGGGCTGCAAGGCTCGGCGCAGGGGATGGAGCGGACCACGGCGGATTACATGGGCATGCTCGCCACGGTCATGAACGCGCTGGCGATGCAATCGGCGCTCGAAGGTCTGGGCATTCACACGCGGGTGATCAGCGCCATCACGATGAACGAAGTGGCCGAGCCCTATATCCGTCGCCGCGCCGTGCGCCACCTTGAGAAGAAGCGGGTCTGCATCTTTGCCGCGGGCACCGGCAACCCCTATTTCACCACCGACACCGCTGCGACCCTGCGTGCCAATGAAATGTCTTGCGAGGCGATCTTCAAAGGCACCAAGGTCGATGGCGTCTATGACAAGGATCCGGCCAAGTTCGACGACGCGAAGCGCTATGACATGGTGAGCTATGACGACGTGCTGCAAAAGCGGCTTGGGGTGATGGACGCCTCTGCCATCGCGCTGGCGCGGGACAACAACCTGCCGATCATCGTCTTCTCGCTGGACGAGCCGGGCGGCTTCCAAGGCATTTTGGCGGGGCAGGGTACTTACACCCGCGTCGGTTAA
- the frr gene encoding ribosome recycling factor: MSDEFMLDTDDLERRMNGAIASLRTEFASLRTGRGSASMLEPVMVEAYGQMTPVNQVGTVNVPEPRMVTINVWDKGLVGKVEKAIRESGLGINPQLNGTIIMLPIPELNEERRTQLTKVAGQYAEHARVSIRNIRRDGMDQIKKAKNDGAMSEDDQKIWEGEVQDLTNRFITLIDDQLETKQAEIMQV, encoded by the coding sequence ATGTCAGACGAATTTATGCTCGATACCGATGATCTTGAACGGCGGATGAACGGCGCGATTGCGTCGCTTCGGACCGAGTTCGCATCGCTGCGCACAGGGCGTGGCTCGGCCTCTATGCTGGAGCCGGTGATGGTTGAGGCTTATGGCCAAATGACCCCGGTGAACCAAGTCGGCACCGTCAACGTGCCAGAGCCGCGCATGGTGACGATCAACGTTTGGGACAAAGGTCTTGTCGGCAAGGTTGAAAAGGCCATCCGTGAAAGCGGTCTGGGCATCAACCCGCAGCTTAATGGCACCATCATCATGCTGCCGATCCCTGAGCTCAACGAAGAGCGCCGCACCCAGTTGACCAAGGTCGCAGGCCAATATGCCGAACACGCACGTGTCTCGATCCGCAACATCCGCCGCGACGGGATGGATCAGATTAAGAAAGCCAAGAACGACGGTGCGATGTCTGAGGATGACCAGAAAATCTGGGAGGGCGAAGTGCAGGACCTGACCAACCGCTTCATCACCCTCATCGATGACCAGCTTGAGACGAAACAGGCCGAAATCATGCAAGTCTGA
- the bamA gene encoding outer membrane protein assembly factor BamA yields MPVEWAQRSNVGKTLRGASLCVMLSVAWLVPGSQAQAQQYQFNTVVIDGNERIGDSAILRRAGIGRGQAVSGGQLNDAYQNLQNSGLFESVSLEPQGNTLVITVVELPTLNRVSFEGNRRIKDEMLAELIGSTERRVFNPSQAEQDAAAIAEAYSNEGRLSARVQPRIIRRDQNRVDLVFEIFEGDNVEIERLSFVGNRVYSDRRLRRVLDTKQAGLFRRFVKRDTYVEGRVEADKQMLRDFYLSRGYVDMRTEAVNAELTEERDGVFVAYNITEGQQFRFGNVSVESEVPGLNAAVYRDLLKIRPGVIYSPTLIENDIARIERQAIRDGVDFLRVEPVIDRNDRDLSLNVTYKLSRGERIFVERIDIEGNTTTLDRVIRREFDSVEGDPFNPREIRQAAERIRALQYFETAEVNARQGSSPEQVVIDVDVEEKPTGSLNFGGSFSNNDGFGVAVSFQEENFLGRGQRLNLSISTAEDATRYGVTFVEPRFLGRDVALGLKLDYAETNSSYTSYDTERLVFQPSLTFPVSENGRLSTRYTLEGIEMLERDDEDNSATIANEIAEGALFSSSLGYTYTYDTRRTGLDPTQGILFEFGQDFAGLGGDNEFIKTTAKIAGEKRIFNEEVTLRATLEGGALAWNGGTNRAVDRFILGPSIMRGFEPGGIGPRDQSNGVDDALGGNLFAVARFEAEFPLGLPEEYGISGGVFYDVGNLWDLSDVDTTGGTIVGEGGSFRHVIGFSVFWDTPLGPLQFNVSDALKKESFDKEQSFEVTLRTTF; encoded by the coding sequence ATGCCCGTCGAGTGGGCGCAGCGCAGCAATGTTGGCAAGACCCTTCGGGGGGCATCGCTTTGTGTCATGTTGTCCGTGGCCTGGCTCGTGCCGGGCAGCCAAGCGCAGGCGCAGCAATATCAGTTCAACACGGTCGTCATCGACGGCAACGAGCGGATCGGCGACAGCGCGATTCTGCGCCGGGCCGGTATCGGGCGCGGGCAGGCGGTGTCGGGCGGTCAGTTGAACGACGCCTATCAGAACCTGCAAAACTCGGGCCTGTTCGAATCCGTCTCTCTTGAGCCGCAGGGCAACACGCTGGTCATCACGGTGGTGGAACTGCCGACGCTGAACCGCGTCAGCTTTGAGGGCAACCGCCGCATCAAGGATGAGATGCTGGCCGAACTCATCGGCTCGACCGAGCGTCGGGTGTTCAATCCCAGCCAAGCCGAGCAAGACGCCGCCGCCATCGCCGAGGCCTATAGTAACGAAGGCCGTCTGTCGGCCCGCGTGCAGCCCCGCATCATCCGCCGCGATCAAAATCGCGTCGATCTGGTGTTCGAAATTTTCGAAGGCGACAACGTCGAGATCGAGCGTCTGAGCTTTGTCGGCAACCGGGTCTATTCCGACCGGCGTCTGCGCCGCGTGCTGGACACCAAACAGGCGGGTCTGTTCCGCCGTTTTGTCAAACGTGACACCTATGTCGAAGGCCGGGTCGAGGCCGATAAGCAGATGCTGCGGGATTTCTACCTCTCGCGCGGCTATGTCGACATGCGTACCGAGGCGGTCAACGCCGAGCTGACCGAAGAACGCGATGGCGTCTTCGTGGCCTATAACATCACCGAGGGGCAGCAGTTCCGTTTCGGCAACGTGTCGGTCGAATCCGAAGTGCCCGGTCTGAACGCCGCCGTGTACCGTGACCTGCTCAAAATCCGCCCCGGCGTGATCTACTCGCCCACTCTGATCGAGAATGACATCGCCCGGATCGAGCGCCAAGCGATCCGCGATGGTGTCGATTTCCTGCGCGTCGAGCCGGTGATCGACCGCAACGACCGTGACCTGTCGCTCAACGTGACCTACAAGTTGTCCCGTGGCGAGCGTATTTTTGTTGAGCGGATCGACATTGAAGGCAACACCACCACGCTTGACCGGGTGATCCGCCGCGAGTTCGACAGCGTGGAGGGTGACCCGTTCAACCCGCGCGAAATTCGCCAAGCGGCAGAACGTATCCGGGCGCTGCAGTATTTTGAGACGGCAGAGGTCAACGCCCGCCAAGGCTCCAGCCCCGAGCAGGTCGTGATTGACGTGGATGTGGAAGAAAAGCCCACCGGCTCGCTGAACTTTGGCGGCTCCTTCTCGAATAACGACGGTTTCGGAGTGGCAGTCAGCTTTCAGGAGGAAAACTTCCTCGGGCGCGGCCAACGGCTGAACCTGTCGATCTCCACCGCCGAAGATGCCACGCGCTATGGCGTGACCTTTGTCGAGCCGCGCTTTTTGGGGCGTGACGTGGCGCTTGGTCTCAAGCTTGATTATGCGGAAACCAATTCGTCTTACACCAGCTATGACACCGAACGTCTGGTGTTCCAGCCCAGCCTGACTTTCCCGGTCAGCGAGAATGGCCGTCTGTCGACGCGCTATACCCTCGAAGGGATCGAGATGCTGGAGCGTGATGATGAGGATAACAGCGCCACCATCGCGAATGAAATCGCGGAGGGCGCGTTGTTCTCTTCCTCCCTCGGCTACACCTACACCTATGACACCCGCCGCACCGGGCTGGACCCGACACAGGGCATCCTGTTCGAGTTCGGGCAGGACTTTGCCGGGCTTGGTGGGGATAACGAGTTTATCAAGACGACAGCCAAGATCGCGGGCGAAAAGCGCATCTTTAACGAGGAAGTGACCCTGCGCGCCACGCTTGAGGGCGGTGCGCTGGCATGGAATGGCGGCACCAACCGCGCGGTTGACCGCTTCATCCTTGGCCCGTCGATCATGCGCGGCTTTGAGCCGGGCGGCATCGGTCCGCGCGATCAGAGCAACGGTGTGGACGACGCACTTGGCGGCAACCTCTTTGCCGTGGCCCGTTTCGAGGCGGAGTTCCCGTTGGGTCTGCCCGAGGAATATGGCATCTCTGGTGGTGTCTTCTATGACGTGGGCAACCTGTGGGATCTGAGCGATGTCGACACCACGGGCGGCACCATCGTCGGCGAAGGCGGTTCTTTCCGCCATGTGATCGGCTTCTCGGTCTTCTGGGACACGCCGCTTGGCCCGCTTCAGTTCAACGTCTCCGACGCACTGAAGAAAGAGAGCTTTGACAAAGAGCAAAGCTTTGAGGTCACGCTGCGGACCACGTTCTAA
- the rseP gene encoding RIP metalloprotease RseP, whose translation MGYLPEFGGLIWTILAFVVALSVIVAIHEYGHYIVGRWTGIKADVFSLGFGPVLFSRIDKRGTRWQFALLPFGGYVKFAGDSNAASGKDETAMEALAEDPEALRHTMHGAPLYARALTVAAGPVFNFTLSILIFFAVAMTAGTARDPLTVGELRELPNAAYELQPGDILRAVEGAPVPSLAAGGGYGDFLTNLPQEAVLSYDITRDGADLTVPGPYLMPPLVSNVAPQSAAQEAGLRSGDVITAVNGQEIVAFGELKEVVEASEGAPQELTVWRDGESLPFTLVPKATDEPQPDGSFKQNLRIGIVGGMAFVPATDTPGVGEALSSGLDNTWRIITGSISGLREMIVGNISTCNLSGPVGIAQTSGAMASQGAQSFIYFIAVLSTAVGLLNLFPIPALDGGHLVFYAYEAVTGKPPSDGALRILMTMGIALVLTLMLFALGNDLFCP comes from the coding sequence ATGGGATATTTGCCGGAGTTCGGCGGGCTGATTTGGACGATATTGGCCTTTGTCGTGGCGCTGTCGGTGATCGTGGCGATCCACGAATACGGCCATTACATCGTTGGCCGTTGGACCGGGATCAAAGCGGATGTCTTCAGTCTGGGCTTCGGCCCGGTGCTGTTTTCGCGCATCGACAAGCGCGGCACGCGCTGGCAGTTCGCGCTGCTGCCCTTTGGCGGCTATGTGAAATTCGCGGGCGATTCCAATGCGGCGTCCGGCAAGGACGAAACCGCGATGGAGGCGCTGGCAGAAGACCCCGAAGCGCTGCGCCACACGATGCACGGCGCGCCGCTTTATGCCCGCGCGCTGACCGTGGCGGCGGGGCCGGTGTTCAACTTTACCCTGTCGATCCTCATCTTTTTCGCCGTGGCGATGACCGCTGGCACCGCCCGCGATCCGCTCACCGTGGGAGAGCTGCGGGAGCTTCCCAACGCTGCCTATGAGTTGCAGCCGGGCGACATTCTGCGCGCGGTCGAAGGCGCGCCGGTGCCCTCGCTCGCTGCCGGTGGGGGCTATGGCGATTTCCTGACGAATTTGCCCCAAGAAGCGGTCTTGAGCTATGACATCACCCGCGATGGGGCAGACCTGACCGTGCCCGGCCCCTATCTGATGCCGCCGCTGGTCAGCAATGTCGCGCCGCAATCGGCAGCGCAAGAGGCGGGTCTGCGCAGCGGTGACGTGATCACCGCCGTCAACGGGCAAGAGATCGTGGCCTTTGGTGAGTTGAAAGAGGTGGTCGAAGCTTCCGAAGGGGCGCCGCAGGAGCTGACCGTCTGGCGCGACGGCGAGAGCCTGCCTTTCACCCTCGTTCCCAAAGCCACGGATGAGCCGCAGCCCGATGGCAGTTTCAAGCAAAATCTGCGCATCGGCATCGTCGGCGGAATGGCCTTCGTGCCCGCAACAGATACGCCCGGCGTGGGGGAGGCGCTTAGCTCGGGCCTAGATAACACTTGGCGCATCATCACCGGGTCAATCTCGGGCCTGCGCGAGATGATCGTCGGCAATATCAGCACCTGCAACCTGAGCGGCCCGGTGGGCATCGCCCAGACTTCGGGCGCGATGGCGAGCCAAGGGGCGCAGTCCTTCATCTATTTCATCGCGGTGCTGAGCACGGCGGTCGGTCTGCTGAACCTCTTCCCAATCCCGGCCTTGGACGGCGGGCATCTGGTGTTTTACGCCTATGAGGCCGTGACCGGCAAACCGCCCAGCGATGGCGCGCTGCGGATTTTGATGACCATGGGCATCGCCTTGGTGCTGACCTTGATGCTCTTTGCACTTGGGAACGACTTGTTCTGCCCATAG
- the uppS gene encoding polyprenyl diphosphate synthase — translation MSTAETQPQTIPGGPRHVAIIMDGNGRWATQRGRPRLFGHHAGAKRVREIVECCPDVGVEYLTIFAFSTENWKRTQVEVAGLMSLFRRYISKEMRSLSEYGARVRFIGDRDRLDDKLIKLMGELEAHTAHNTRINLTIALNYGGRDEVARATHRLAQDVASGKLDPDSVDEETLPRYLDTHVLPDPDLVIRTSGEARISNFLLWQSAYAEYEFIDTLWPDFTREEFARLCAAYGGRDRRFGAVKT, via the coding sequence ATGAGCACCGCCGAAACCCAGCCCCAAACGATACCCGGCGGGCCACGCCATGTGGCGATTATCATGGACGGCAATGGCCGCTGGGCCACCCAACGCGGGCGGCCCCGGCTTTTTGGCCACCACGCCGGTGCCAAGAGGGTGCGCGAGATCGTTGAATGCTGCCCCGATGTGGGGGTGGAGTATCTGACGATCTTTGCCTTCTCGACCGAGAATTGGAAACGCACGCAGGTCGAAGTAGCCGGGCTTATGTCGCTGTTTCGGCGCTATATCTCCAAGGAAATGCGCAGCCTCAGCGAATATGGCGCGCGGGTCCGTTTTATTGGGGACCGCGACCGGCTGGATGACAAGCTCATCAAACTGATGGGAGAGCTTGAGGCCCATACCGCGCATAACACCCGCATTAATCTGACGATTGCGCTGAATTACGGCGGCCGCGATGAGGTGGCCCGCGCCACGCATCGTTTGGCCCAAGATGTCGCCAGCGGCAAACTTGACCCCGACAGCGTGGACGAAGAGACCCTGCCGCGCTACCTCGATACCCATGTGCTGCCCGACCCCGACTTGGTGATCCGCACCAGCGGCGAGGCGCGGATTTCGAACTTTCTGCTGTGGCAATCGGCCTATGCGGAATATGAGTTCATCGACACGCTGTGGCCGGATTTCACCCGCGAGGAATTCGCCCGGCTCTGCGCCGCCTATGGCGGGCGTGACAGGCGGTTCGGTGCGGTCAAGACCTGA
- a CDS encoding OmpH family outer membrane protein translates to MRRALIPLVMMLAGVTPGLAQQAPVAEPQTNTPAPARGGVISPVLTIDSERLFHDSAFGQRVTREIEVESEQLATENREIEAALEAEERDLTEKRSQMKPAQFRLLADAFDEKVQRTRAEQAAKNRALSEALDLKRERFLSAAAPVLEQLMRNSDAAVILERRRVFVSSSVIEVTDEAIALLDEAIGTGLTDAD, encoded by the coding sequence ATGCGCCGCGCTCTCATCCCCTTGGTGATGATGCTGGCCGGGGTCACCCCCGGCCTCGCGCAGCAGGCCCCCGTGGCAGAGCCGCAAACAAACACGCCAGCCCCCGCGCGGGGCGGTGTGATCAGCCCCGTGCTGACCATCGATTCTGAGCGCCTGTTCCACGACAGTGCCTTTGGCCAGCGCGTCACCCGCGAGATCGAAGTCGAGAGTGAGCAGCTGGCCACCGAAAACCGCGAGATTGAAGCGGCACTAGAGGCGGAAGAACGCGACCTCACCGAAAAACGGTCGCAGATGAAGCCCGCTCAGTTCCGGTTGCTGGCCGATGCCTTTGACGAGAAGGTCCAGCGGACCCGGGCAGAGCAGGCGGCGAAAAACCGGGCGCTGAGCGAGGCGTTGGATCTTAAGCGGGAGCGGTTCCTGTCTGCCGCGGCCCCGGTGCTTGAGCAGTTGATGCGCAATTCCGATGCGGCGGTCATTCTTGAGCGGCGGCGGGTCTTTGTTTCTTCCTCGGTGATTGAGGTCACGGATGAGGCGATTGCCCTGCTGGATGAGGCGATCGGAACCGGGCTGACCGACGCCGACTGA
- the dxr gene encoding 1-deoxy-D-xylulose-5-phosphate reductoisomerase, with translation MPRKISILGATGSIGQNTIDLIRRAPDGYDVVALTGAGNIAQLAADAKALNAEVAVTAREDLLDDLLDALSGSGVEAAAGSDAIAEAASRPADWTMSAIIGAAGLAPGLAALRQGGTLALANKESLVCAGALIMGEAERNGATILPVDSEHSAVFQALVGEDMTAVERVIITASGGAFRDWPLKDLANATLDQASNHPNWDMGQRITIDSASMFNKAMEVIETREFFGVSPEAIEVLVHPQSMIHALVGFCDGGLMAHVGPPDMRHAIGYALHHPQRAPLPVERLDLTKIGRFDFTAPDDARWPALRLAREVMAAGGLMGAVFNAAKEVALDGFIAGQLRFTEMAEIVEEVLDARASDASLGRGSDDMTLDLVGQADHLARKAATAAIHKRAG, from the coding sequence ATGCCGCGCAAGATTTCGATACTGGGGGCGACCGGGTCCATCGGTCAAAACACGATTGACCTGATCCGCCGCGCGCCTGACGGCTATGATGTCGTGGCGCTGACCGGGGCGGGTAATATCGCGCAACTGGCGGCGGATGCGAAAGCGCTGAACGCCGAGGTGGCCGTCACCGCACGCGAAGACCTGTTGGACGATCTGCTCGATGCGCTCAGCGGCAGCGGGGTTGAGGCAGCGGCAGGGTCTGACGCGATCGCCGAGGCGGCATCGCGTCCGGCGGATTGGACGATGTCGGCGATCATCGGGGCCGCGGGGTTGGCACCGGGGCTGGCTGCCCTGCGCCAAGGCGGCACACTGGCATTGGCCAATAAGGAATCGCTGGTCTGCGCCGGGGCGCTGATCATGGGCGAAGCCGAGCGCAATGGCGCCACGATCCTGCCGGTCGACAGCGAACATTCCGCCGTTTTCCAAGCGCTGGTGGGCGAGGATATGACCGCTGTTGAGCGCGTCATCATTACTGCCAGCGGCGGCGCGTTTCGCGATTGGCCGCTCAAAGACCTCGCCAATGCGACGCTTGACCAAGCCTCGAACCATCCCAACTGGGACATGGGGCAGCGGATCACCATCGACTCGGCTTCGATGTTTAATAAGGCGATGGAAGTCATTGAAACGCGGGAATTTTTCGGCGTCTCGCCTGAGGCTATCGAAGTGCTGGTGCATCCGCAGTCGATGATCCATGCGTTGGTGGGGTTCTGCGATGGTGGGCTGATGGCCCATGTCGGACCGCCTGACATGCGTCACGCGATTGGCTATGCGCTGCACCACCCGCAGCGGGCACCTTTGCCGGTGGAGCGGCTGGATCTCACCAAGATCGGACGGTTCGATTTTACCGCGCCCGACGACGCCCGCTGGCCCGCGCTGCGCCTCGCGCGGGAGGTCATGGCGGCGGGGGGGCTGATGGGCGCAGTCTTTAACGCGGCCAAGGAAGTGGCGCTGGATGGCTTCATCGCCGGGCAGTTGCGCTTTACAGAAATGGCCGAGATCGTCGAAGAGGTTCTGGACGCACGCGCGTCTGACGCATCTTTGGGTCGGGGCAGTGACGATATGACACTTGATTTGGTGGGCCAAGCCGACCATCTCGCACGTAAGGCCGCGACAGCCGCAATTCATAAAAGAGCAGGATAG
- a CDS encoding phosphatidate cytidylyltransferase, translated as MKSPEQWSDLRARMLSASAMILIGLLGIWLGGVVFHLLVALICGMMVWELVGMLRGPGQAESWQLGLVTGVAVLASVYLPVGLGLPLLLAPALLGFALLSANRTLYMSFTAMILLAGFGLIQLRDDMGFGWLMWLVLVVVVTDVVGYFAGRAIGGPKFWPKVSPKKTWSGTASGWVGAAVVGLIFSFNTGFGLQLVGISVALSMASQMGDMAESGMKRKMGVKDSSALIPGHGGLLDRFDGMLGAAVFLLIVGPLIGFPPGVN; from the coding sequence ATGAAATCACCTGAACAATGGTCCGACCTGCGGGCGCGGATGCTGTCTGCCAGCGCCATGATCCTGATTGGCCTGCTGGGCATCTGGCTGGGCGGTGTGGTGTTTCATCTGCTGGTGGCATTGATTTGCGGCATGATGGTCTGGGAATTGGTCGGCATGCTGCGCGGGCCGGGGCAGGCGGAATCTTGGCAGCTTGGGCTGGTGACGGGCGTGGCGGTGTTGGCGTCGGTTTATCTGCCCGTCGGCCTTGGGCTGCCGTTGTTGCTGGCACCCGCGCTTTTGGGCTTCGCGCTATTGAGCGCCAACCGCACGCTTTACATGAGCTTTACCGCCATGATCCTGCTGGCGGGCTTTGGTTTGATCCAGTTGCGCGATGACATGGGCTTTGGCTGGTTGATGTGGCTTGTGCTGGTGGTCGTGGTCACCGATGTGGTGGGCTATTTCGCCGGTCGCGCCATTGGCGGGCCGAAGTTCTGGCCCAAGGTCAGCCCCAAGAAAACATGGTCCGGCACCGCGTCGGGCTGGGTCGGGGCGGCTGTTGTTGGGCTGATCTTTTCCTTCAACACAGGCTTTGGGCTGCAACTTGTTGGCATCTCGGTCGCGCTGTCGATGGCTTCGCAGATGGGCGATATGGCGGAATCGGGGATGAAGCGGAAAATGGGCGTCAAAGACAGCTCGGCGCTGATCCCCGGCCATGGCGGTCTGCTGGACCGCTTTGATGGAATGCTGGGCGCTGCGGTGTTCTTGCTGATCGTCGGGCCGCTGATCGGCTTCCCGCCGGGCGTGAACTGA
- a CDS encoding AraC family transcriptional regulator, giving the protein MPQTQIQTQTLAQLSAGQDWRLTLAHERDHHLLIWITRGQGRLLLDGQRRGISPHNALWVPARSLFALELGYQCLGHAVLIPEESDVRLPEMPRQLRIRDGLAQSEIAALIEQTQREVQQGRPLQQDALKAQVALISVWLRRQIMSDEHAAPRPKAGDRLSARFCALIAQRAPKGGSMADHAAELGVTPTHLTRAVKAATGKSAADLLTERSCHAARRLLAETDQTAAEIAASLGFGSAAYFTRFMQQHSGLPPSKLR; this is encoded by the coding sequence GTGCCCCAAACGCAGATACAAACCCAGACCTTGGCCCAGCTTTCTGCGGGGCAAGATTGGCGGCTGACCCTCGCCCATGAGCGCGACCACCATCTTCTGATCTGGATCACCCGGGGCCAGGGTCGGTTGCTGCTGGATGGGCAACGCCGGGGCATCAGCCCCCATAACGCGCTCTGGGTACCGGCGCGGTCGCTCTTTGCTCTGGAACTGGGCTATCAATGTCTGGGCCATGCGGTGCTGATCCCCGAAGAAAGCGATGTGCGTTTGCCCGAAATGCCGCGCCAGTTGCGCATCCGCGACGGTCTGGCCCAATCCGAAATCGCGGCCCTGATCGAACAGACCCAGCGGGAGGTTCAGCAAGGCCGCCCCCTCCAACAAGACGCGCTGAAGGCTCAGGTCGCGCTGATATCGGTATGGCTCCGCCGTCAGATCATGTCAGACGAACATGCCGCCCCCCGGCCCAAGGCCGGCGACAGGCTCAGCGCGCGGTTCTGCGCCCTGATCGCCCAGCGCGCGCCCAAGGGGGGCAGCATGGCCGATCACGCAGCGGAACTGGGCGTCACGCCGACCCATCTGACCCGCGCTGTCAAAGCGGCCACCGGCAAATCCGCCGCCGATCTCTTGACCGAACGCAGTTGCCATGCCGCCCGGCGTCTGTTGGCCGAAACCGATCAAACCGCCGCCGAAATCGCAGCCTCTCTGGGCTTTGGCTCCGCTGCCTATTTCACCCGTTTCATGCAGCAGCACAGCGGCCTTCCCCCCAGCAAGCTGCGCTGA
- the miaA gene encoding tRNA (adenosine(37)-N6)-dimethylallyltransferase MiaA: MPDIPKAQFDALLQDLPPERPVLIAGPTASGKSALALAIAEAQGGVIVNADASQVYAPLRIISARPSAEEEARAPHLLYGHLAEDAPYSTGHWLREVAPLLGGDQRVIITGGTGLYFAALTQGLAEIPETPPEVRAQGDDMTLNDLLAQLDAETAAGIDQRNRARVQRAWEVWQATGRGLSDWQRDTGAPLLPLADCLPIVFDVERDWLNARIAQRFDLMLEQGALEEVAALRPRYDPTLPAHRAIGVPELIRHIDGDWPLHRAREAAVVATRRFAKRQRTWMRSKMADWHRVTPQ; encoded by the coding sequence ATGCCGGATATTCCCAAGGCCCAGTTTGACGCGCTGCTGCAAGACCTGCCGCCCGAGCGCCCGGTGCTCATCGCCGGACCGACCGCCAGCGGCAAATCCGCCCTGGCACTCGCCATTGCCGAGGCGCAGGGCGGTGTGATCGTCAACGCAGATGCCAGTCAGGTCTACGCGCCGTTGCGCATCATCAGCGCCCGGCCCTCAGCCGAAGAAGAGGCCCGTGCGCCGCATCTGCTCTATGGTCATCTGGCCGAGGATGCACCCTACTCCACCGGCCATTGGCTGCGCGAGGTGGCGCCGCTGCTGGGCGGCGATCAGCGGGTGATTATCACCGGCGGCACCGGGCTTTACTTCGCGGCTCTGACGCAGGGGTTGGCCGAAATTCCGGAAACCCCGCCAGAGGTCCGCGCCCAAGGCGATGACATGACGCTCAACGACTTGCTGGCGCAGCTTGATGCCGAGACCGCGGCGGGCATTGACCAGCGCAACCGCGCGCGGGTGCAGCGCGCTTGGGAAGTGTGGCAGGCCACCGGGCGCGGCCTGTCGGACTGGCAACGCGATACCGGCGCGCCGCTTTTGCCGCTCGCAGACTGCCTGCCGATCGTTTTCGATGTTGAGCGGGATTGGCTGAACGCCCGCATCGCCCAACGCTTTGACCTGATGTTAGAGCAAGGCGCCTTGGAAGAGGTCGCTGCCCTGCGCCCGCGTTATGACCCCACGCTGCCCGCCCATCGCGCCATCGGCGTGCCGGAACTGATCCGCCACATTGACGGCGATTGGCCCCTGCACCGCGCCCGCGAAGCCGCCGTGGTTGCCACCCGCCGCTTCGCCAAACGGCAGCGCACTTGGATGCGTAGCAAAATGGCAGATTGGCATCGGGTGACGCCGCAATAA